In a genomic window of Methylobacter sp. YRD-M1:
- a CDS encoding Na(+)-translocating NADH-quinone reductase subunit C — MRKDSVRQAILIVLGVSLICSLFVSAAAILLHATQRHNQRLDRISNILAVADLYEEDADLDAIYEQNIESLMVDLQSGKAVDPAQFDERLNIESFDIEALAFDPDYGEVIPPQYDQARIKQRPKYMVVYLVKTDRQLQKLILPVYGKGLWSTLYGFIALDKDLRTITGLTFYEHKETPGLGGEVDNPRWKGGWKGKQAFDAQGRVIVEVTRGDVAPDSDEARHQVSGIAGATITSRGVNNLVRYWLGEHGYGPFLSHLEQGRISSDLARSSRLE; from the coding sequence ATGCGCAAAGATAGCGTCAGGCAAGCGATCCTGATCGTGCTGGGCGTCAGCCTGATCTGCTCGCTGTTCGTATCCGCGGCCGCGATACTGCTGCACGCCACGCAAAGGCACAACCAGCGGCTGGACAGGATCAGCAACATTCTGGCTGTCGCCGATCTGTATGAGGAGGACGCCGATCTGGACGCGATCTATGAACAGAACATCGAGTCGCTGATGGTCGATCTGCAGTCCGGCAAGGCCGTCGATCCGGCGCAATTCGATGAAAGGCTCAATATCGAGTCATTCGATATTGAAGCGCTGGCTTTTGATCCTGATTACGGCGAAGTGATTCCGCCGCAATACGATCAGGCTAGGATCAAACAGCGTCCAAAATACATGGTGGTCTATCTGGTCAAGACGGATCGGCAGCTGCAGAAACTGATCCTGCCGGTTTACGGCAAGGGGCTCTGGTCCACGCTGTACGGATTCATAGCGCTGGATAAGGATCTGCGCACGATTACCGGCCTCACGTTTTATGAACACAAGGAAACGCCGGGCCTGGGCGGCGAAGTCGACAATCCGCGCTGGAAAGGCGGCTGGAAAGGCAAGCAGGCGTTTGATGCTCAGGGCAGGGTCATTGTCGAAGTCACGCGCGGCGATGTCGCGCCGGACTCGGACGAAGCCAGGCATCAGGTATCGGGCATTGCGGGCGCGACCATCACCAGCCGCGGCGTCAACAACCTGGTCAGGTACTGGCTGGGCGAACACGGTTACGGGCCGTTTCTGAGCCATCTTGAGCAAGGGCGGATCTCGAGCGATCTCGCCCGCAGCAGCAGGCTGGAGTGA
- a CDS encoding NADH:ubiquinone reductase (Na(+)-transporting) subunit B, which translates to MSEEPGKFAARFVQGGKWEKLGPLYDAVDTFLYTPGTVTRSAPHVRDALDMKRMMVTVIVALIPTVIMAFYNTGLQINLALQQQSAEYAPGWRGALLNFMGVGSDPASVLDNMLLGALYFLPVYIFTLLAGGFWEVLFAIVRQQTISEGFLVTSLIFTLILPPDIPWWQVMMGISFGVVIGKEIFGGVGMNILNPALVGRCFLFFSYPKDMSGNAIWVPVDGYSRATPLAELPDPELALSVSWQDAFYGFIPGSMGETSTLACLIGALILIVSRVGSWRIMAGVVLGMAGLSLLFNYAGSPANPMFQVTPQWHLVLGGFAFGTVYVATDPVSAAHSLPGQFVYGLLIGVLTVLVRVINPGFPEGIMLAILFGNVFAPTIDRLFISRHIRRRQRRIDAQR; encoded by the coding sequence ATGAGCGAGGAGCCTGGAAAATTCGCCGCGCGTTTCGTCCAGGGCGGAAAGTGGGAAAAGCTGGGCCCGCTTTATGATGCCGTAGACACGTTTCTGTATACGCCGGGCACGGTTACGCGCAGTGCGCCGCATGTGCGCGATGCCCTGGACATGAAACGCATGATGGTCACGGTTATCGTCGCACTGATCCCGACCGTTATCATGGCGTTCTACAATACCGGGCTGCAGATCAATCTGGCGCTGCAGCAGCAAAGCGCCGAATATGCCCCCGGCTGGCGCGGTGCGCTGCTGAACTTCATGGGCGTCGGCAGCGATCCGGCCAGCGTGCTCGACAACATGCTGCTGGGCGCGCTGTATTTTCTGCCCGTCTATATCTTCACGCTGCTCGCGGGCGGCTTCTGGGAGGTGCTGTTCGCTATCGTCCGGCAGCAGACCATCAGCGAGGGCTTTCTGGTCACCAGTCTTATTTTTACGCTGATTCTGCCGCCGGACATACCGTGGTGGCAGGTCATGATGGGCATCTCGTTCGGCGTCGTCATCGGCAAGGAAATCTTCGGCGGCGTCGGCATGAATATCCTCAATCCGGCCCTGGTCGGACGCTGTTTTCTGTTTTTTTCCTACCCTAAGGACATGAGCGGCAATGCCATCTGGGTGCCGGTCGACGGCTACAGCCGGGCCACGCCTCTGGCGGAACTGCCCGATCCTGAGCTGGCGCTGTCTGTTTCCTGGCAGGATGCCTTTTACGGCTTCATTCCAGGTTCCATGGGCGAGACCTCGACGCTGGCCTGCCTGATCGGCGCGCTCATTCTTATTGTCAGCCGAGTCGGCTCGTGGCGCATCATGGCCGGCGTCGTGCTGGGCATGGCCGGCCTGTCCCTGCTGTTTAACTATGCCGGCAGCCCGGCGAACCCCATGTTTCAGGTTACGCCGCAATGGCACCTGGTGCTGGGCGGCTTTGCCTTCGGCACGGTTTATGTGGCGACCGATCCGGTATCGGCCGCGCATTCCCTGCCCGGCCAGTTCGTGTACGGCCTGCTGATCGGCGTCCTGACCGTACTGGTCAGGGTCATCAATCCGGGTTTTCCGGAGGGCATCATGCTGGCCATCCTGTTCGGCAACGTGTTTGCGCCGACCATAGACAGGCTGTTCATCAGCCGGCATATCCGCAGGCGGCAGCGGAGGATCGATGCGCAAAGATAG
- the nqrE gene encoding NADH:ubiquinone reductase (Na(+)-transporting) subunit E yields the protein MLEHYLSLFMTAVFVENLALAFFLGMCTFLAVSKRMATAVGLGIAVIVVQSITVPVNNLIYQYVLKENALAWLGLRGIDFTFLGLLSYIGVIAAIVQILEMFLDKYVPRLYIALGIFLPLITVNCAILGGSLFMVERNYNFTESVVFGLGTGTGWALAIIGLAGIRERMKYSNVPEGLRGLGITFITAGLMAMAFMLFSGIEL from the coding sequence ATGCTGGAACATTATCTGAGCCTTTTCATGACCGCGGTATTCGTTGAAAACCTGGCCCTGGCTTTCTTTCTGGGCATGTGCACGTTTCTGGCGGTTTCTAAACGCATGGCCACGGCCGTCGGACTGGGCATCGCCGTCATTGTCGTGCAATCGATCACCGTGCCGGTCAACAACCTGATCTATCAATACGTGCTGAAGGAAAATGCCCTGGCCTGGCTAGGCCTGCGGGGCATTGATTTCACGTTTCTGGGGCTTTTGAGCTATATCGGCGTTATCGCCGCCATCGTGCAGATTCTGGAGATGTTTCTGGATAAGTATGTGCCAAGGCTCTATATTGCGCTGGGCATCTTTCTGCCGCTGATTACGGTCAACTGCGCCATCCTGGGCGGCAGCCTGTTCATGGTGGAACGCAATTACAATTTCACGGAGAGCGTGGTGTTCGGCCTCGGCACCGGAACGGGCTGGGCGCTGGCCATCATCGGTCTGGCCGGCATCCGGGAAAGAATGAAGTACAGCAATGTGCCCGAAGGACTTCGGGGGCTCGGCATTACCTTCATCACGGCCGGCCTGATGGCCATGGCCTTCATGCTGTTTTCAGGCATCGAGCTGTAA
- a CDS encoding Na(+)-translocating NADH-quinone reductase subunit A, protein MINIKKGLDLPIKGGPEQIIKNTSPPKTVAIFGFDYIGVKPQMAVKESDFVIKGQLLFTDKRMPAVRYTSPGTGYVKSINRGEKRALQSIVIELAESEEETCFESYGEDRLSSLNRDQIIGQLLSSGLWTALRARPFNKTANPETVPHSIFITAMDTNPLAPAIEPLLAGHERDFVNGARILARLTEGRIFLCKHSKTLMPDMDIGNLVVAEFSGPHPAGNAGTHIHFLDPVHLGKTVWHIGLQDVIAVGKLFTTGRLYVDRIVSLAGPSVSRPSLIRTRIGACLDDHCQGELIGDDNRIISGSVLSGHRAEGDKAFLGRYHQQISVLPEDRRREFLGWLNPGFNLYSIKNVVLSKFIPGSTYDFTTSMHGEKRAIIPNGNYERVMPLDIMPLFLLRALAIADIEEAENLGCLELAEEDLALCTFVCPSKEDFAPLLRHNLELIEEEISGGGTA, encoded by the coding sequence ATGATTAACATCAAAAAAGGCCTAGACTTGCCCATTAAAGGCGGACCTGAACAGATCATAAAAAACACATCGCCGCCGAAAACTGTTGCGATATTTGGTTTTGACTATATCGGAGTGAAACCACAGATGGCGGTCAAGGAGTCAGATTTCGTCATTAAAGGCCAGTTGCTGTTCACCGATAAAAGAATGCCGGCGGTGCGTTATACCTCGCCTGGAACAGGCTATGTAAAATCGATCAATCGCGGCGAAAAACGGGCTCTACAGTCGATCGTGATTGAACTAGCGGAAAGCGAGGAGGAAACCTGTTTCGAGTCTTACGGCGAGGATCGGCTGAGCTCGCTGAACCGAGACCAGATCATCGGGCAATTGCTGAGTTCGGGGCTATGGACAGCTTTGCGCGCGCGGCCGTTCAACAAAACGGCAAATCCCGAAACGGTTCCTCATTCCATCTTTATCACAGCCATGGATACCAATCCGCTGGCGCCGGCTATCGAGCCTCTCCTGGCAGGGCATGAGCGGGATTTCGTCAACGGCGCACGCATCCTGGCCCGACTGACCGAGGGCAGGATCTTTCTCTGCAAACACTCGAAAACTTTGATGCCGGACATGGACATCGGAAATCTGGTTGTTGCCGAGTTTTCCGGGCCCCATCCGGCCGGCAATGCCGGCACGCATATCCATTTTCTCGATCCCGTTCATCTTGGCAAGACGGTCTGGCATATCGGTCTTCAGGATGTGATTGCAGTCGGCAAATTGTTCACGACCGGCCGGCTGTATGTCGATCGCATCGTGTCTCTGGCCGGCCCGTCAGTCAGCAGACCGAGCCTGATCAGGACGCGCATCGGCGCCTGCCTCGACGATCACTGCCAGGGCGAACTGATCGGGGATGACAACCGCATCATTTCCGGTTCGGTCTTGTCCGGCCACAGGGCGGAAGGGGACAAGGCCTTTCTGGGCCGGTATCATCAGCAAATTTCAGTGTTGCCGGAAGACCGGCGGCGCGAATTTTTAGGCTGGCTGAACCCCGGCTTCAATCTCTATTCGATCAAGAACGTGGTGCTGTCCAAGTTTATTCCCGGCAGCACTTACGATTTCACCACCTCGATGCACGGCGAAAAAAGGGCCATTATTCCCAACGGCAACTACGAGCGCGTCATGCCGCTGGATATCATGCCGCTTTTTTTACTGCGCGCGCTGGCCATTGCCGATATTGAAGAAGCCGAGAACCTTGGCTGTCTGGAACTGGCAGAGGAGGATCTGGCCTTGTGCACGTTTGTCTGCCCGTCCAAAGAGGATTTCGCGCCGCTGCTGCGCCATAACCTCGAACTGATCGAGGAGGAAATCTCCGGCGGAGGGACGGCATGA